From Eubalaena glacialis isolate mEubGla1 chromosome 5, mEubGla1.1.hap2.+ XY, whole genome shotgun sequence, one genomic window encodes:
- the LOC133091793 gene encoding basic proline-rich protein-like, translating to MRLQDGQTRGAAGPGQVFPSPGCPLLARAPESGKREESYRVAAVPAARRPQARPPQGAEEPPRAPSRGAGPRAPEGAPRAPEVCGFTPPRRPAGRAPRPRRRRRLGGPAQRAPAAGRPERRNRCPAPLAEPPEPQADSTLPAALNGAFRRKGEAAEGGGGRTAGRPGAAARPGAGGAREEVSELGPQAAPLLASRQDSHGRPGPRGGGGPASTGEGVPAPRRSPPTPPAQPPDHDGVTRSRSDASPRPTRPPPPEPQYLQISPGQRLAPRPSAPSPSRGHRRHDRPAGPPPPPDRLPDRATLTGLLGRGGATTRVAAPSRTTFLCCWSFGGGEGEGGKVGRWGSRGPRRPRRGAAESVQASGSRPAVPAAAAWGPGPRRRLLCSCAVSSREPHIPTQEAAPRTRPAPPPPPLPGHAPSTARARPRDTPPPPPPRVAAWRAPPLDEGGCSGPRRCWGRAHG from the exons ATGAG ACTGCAAGACGGGCAAACTCGGGGTGCCGCTGGGCCAGGCCAAGTCTTCCCCAGTCCAGGCTGCCCCCTCCTGGCCCGCGCGCCCGAGTCCGGGAAGAGGGAGGAAAGTTACCGCGTCGCCGCCGTCCCGGCTGCTCGCCGGCCCCAGGCTCGCCCTCCGCAGGGGGCCGAAGAGCCGCCGCGAGCGCCCTCCCGAGGCGCCGGGCCCCGAGCGCCGGAGGGGGCCCCCCGCGCCCCGGAAGTTTGCGGGTTCACTCCCCCACGGCGCCCCGCAGGACGCGCGCCCCGGCCCCGCCGACGGCGGCGGCTAGGTGGCCCCGCGCAGAGGGCCCCGGCGGCGGGGCGGCCCGAGCGCAGAAATCGCTGTCCAGCCCCATTGGCAGAACCGCCCGAGCCCCAGGCTGACTCAACCCTCCCGGCCGCACTCAACGGCGCCTTCCGGCGAAAGGGAGAGGCCGCagagggagggggcgggaggaCCGCCGGCAGGCCAGGAGCTGCGGCGAGACCTGGAGCAGGAGGAGCACGAGAGGAAGTTTCAGAACTAGGGCCCCAAGCAGCTCCGCTCCTGGCCTCCCGACAAGACTCCCATGGACGCCCGGGCCCGCGCGGAGGCGGCGGCCCGGCCTCAACTGGGGAGGGGGTCCCGGCGCCGCGCCGCTCCCCACCAACGCCCCCGGCCCAGCCCCCGGACCACGACGGTGTAACCCGATCCCGCTCAGACGCCAGTCCCCGCCCGACGCGGCCGCCACCGCCGGAGccacagtatctgcaaatcagCCCTGGACAGCGCCTCGCTCCGCGTCCTTCCGCGCCCTCCCCCTCCCGCGGCCACCGCCGCCACGACCGCCCGGCCGGCCCGCCGCCCCCACCCGACCGTCTCCCAGACCGCGCCACGCTTACCGGCCTTCTTGGGCGAGGAGGGGCGACGACCCGCGTCGCCGCTCCTTCTCGGACTACTTTTCTTTGTTGCTGGAGtttcgggggaggggagggagagggcggAAAAGTTGGACGCTGGGGCAGTCGAGGCCCACGAAGACCCAGGAGAGGGGCTGCAGAGAGTGTTCAGGCCTCCGGCTCTCGCCCTGCCGTCCCGGCCGCCGCCGCCTGGGGCCCCGGGCCTCGGCGGCGCTTGCTCTGCTCCTGCGCCGTGAGCTCTCGGGAGCCGCACATTCCAACACAGGAGGCTGCGCCGCGCACCcggcccgcgccgccgccgccgccactccCGGGACACGCCCCCTCCACCGCCCGCGCGCGCCCGCGGGACACGCCCCCTCCACCGCCCCCGCGCGTGGCCGCCTGGCGCGCCCCGCCCCTGGATGAAGGAGGTTGCTCTGGGCCCCGGCGGTGCTGGGGGCGCGCCCACGGATAG